A section of the Macadamia integrifolia cultivar HAES 741 chromosome 9, SCU_Mint_v3, whole genome shotgun sequence genome encodes:
- the LOC122088208 gene encoding L10-interacting MYB domain-containing protein-like, with the protein MSTSTQAVNETAKWSQANVDTLIVLMVEEVKKGNRTTSTFNKAGWNNIANNFKEKTGVNYTIAQLKNKVNKLRQDYSQFKKLLETTGFGWDTTSRTCTVDDESIWESHIKDNPTGARFKKHGLPQWLELCMVFGDTYADGEGSGTQTTVLETLGADDARNIIESCDESSSADEVTPLGDTQTENSGKKASY; encoded by the exons ATGTCAACTTCAACACAAGCAGTTAATGAGACTGCAAAATGGAGCCAAGCAAATGTAGACACCCTTATTGTTCTGATGGTAGAGGAagttaagaaaggaaataggacTACTTCGACTTTTAATAAAGCTGGTTGGAATAACATTGCCaataacttcaaagaaaaaactGGGGTCAACTATACCATTGCACAGTTGAAGAACAAAGTGAACAAATTGAGGCAGGATTATAGTCAGTTTAAGAAACTATTGGAGACAACTGGTTTTGGTTGGGATACTACTTCCAGAACTTgtactgttgatgatgaatccatTTGGGAATCACATATTAAG GATAACCCTACTGGGGCACGATTTAAGAAGCATGGACTACCACAATGGCTAGAACTATGTATGGTATTTGGTGATACATATGCAGACGGCGAAGGAAGTGGAACTCAAACAACCGTGTTGGAAACTCTGGGGGCCGATGATGCTAGGAATATAATTGAGTCTTGTGATGAGTCAAGTTCCGCTGATGAAGTTACTCCATTAGGTGACACTCAAACTGAAAATAGTGGAAAAAAGGCCAGCTACTAA
- the LOC122089062 gene encoding protein ALP1-like, which translates to MACKAIQDVSKSRVERDAGMDQRMIASREHIEQMEMDGTDTEIIMCMMLLMKARDSLYTREPIRDSKLTGPERVSEVLNGHLDRCYEQYKMERHVFLNRDALMRQHGWLEDSRYLRMDEQLAMFISIVGHNDRYRDIAEHFQRSLNTTGEHFKKVLRAFILLGQENIKPPNFSCCPKKILEKPKLYPFFKDCIGAIDGTHVSASVPLPKQIPYRGRKGDTMWNVMCACDFDMKFTFLYAGWEGSANDCQVFNEALNNPKFEFSHPPPGKYYVVDSCYPSTTGFLTLFKGQRYHLNGYRNRRPRTAVELFNNRHSSIRNVIERSFGSLKKRFPILSKMPYFPLNTQTCIVIACSALHNFIQEEEIVVPDDAIRFILSKMSGYNLTDYE; encoded by the exons ATGGCATGCAAGGCAATTCAAGATGTGAGTAAATCAAGGGTAGAACGAGATGCGG gaATGGATCAAAGAATGATCGCATCTAGGGAACACATTGAACAAATGGAAATGGATGGCACTGATACAGAAATCATAATGTGTatgatgttgttgatgaaagCACGTGATTCATTATACACTAGAGAGCCCATACGAGATAGTAAATTGACAGGACCAGAGCGAGTGAGTGAGGTCCTAAACGGCCATCTAGACAGATGCTATGAACAGTATAAAATGGAACgccatgtcttcctcaaccGTGATGCATTAATGCGACAACATGGTTGGTTGGAAGATAGTCGATATTTAAGAATGGATGAGCAATTGGCAATGTTTATATCTATCGTTGGTCACAATGATAGGTATAGAGACATAGCAGAACACTTTCAGCGTTCTCTTAACACTACAGGTGAACACTTTAAGAAAGTGTTACGTGCTTTCATACTACTGGGACAAGAGAATATCAAACCTCCAAACTTCAGTTGTTGCCCTAAAAAGATTCTTGAAAAACCAAAGCTCTATCCTTTCTTCAAG GACTGCATTGGTGCAATTGATGGCACTCATGTTAGTGCTTCTGTACCTCTACCCAAACAAATACCGtacagaggaaggaaaggagataCAATGtggaatgttatgtgtgcatgtgactttgacatgaaattcacttttttGTACGCTGGTTGGGAGGGTTCTGCAAATGATTGTCAAGTAttcaatgaggcattgaataaccctaaatttgaattttctcATCCTCCACCTG GTAAATATTACGTGGTTGATTCTTGTTATCCATCTACTACTGGGTTCTTGACGCTGTTCAAAGGACAAAGATACCATCTAAATGGTTATAGGAATAGACGTCCAAGGACAGCAGTAGAGCTATTTAATAATAGACACTCTTCTATTAGGAATGTCATAGAGCgcagttttggttctttgaagaaACGTTTCCCAATTCTCAGCAAAATGCCATATTTTCCACTGAACACCCAAACATGCATTGTCATTGCTTGTTCTGCACTTCACAACTTCATTCAGGAGGAAGAAATT GTCGTCCCGGACGATGCCATCCGGTTCATCCTGAGTAAGATGTCAGGCTACAATCTGACAGACTATGAGTAG